The sequence CATTTTCTTTTAGAGAAATGTTGTATAATATGTCTAAAGTATTTAGAATATCTTGAGATAAAAAATCTTCTAAATTAGGATTAAATTTTTTTAATTTATTTGTTATTTTCATAGTTTTACCACCTAAATGAAAGTTATATGTAAATTATATCATTTTTAATCAAAACTTAAAAGAAAAGAAAGGAGTTTAAAATTATGGATAATGTTAAAAAACTAGCTGAAATAGTTGAAAAAAGTAATTATATTGTTTTCTTTGGAGGAGCAGGAACTTCTACAGATTCTGGAATAAAAGATTTCAGAGGAAAAAATGGATTGTATAAGACTTTATATAAAGGATATAGACCAGAAGAAATATTAAGTATTGATTTTTTTATAGATAAAAGACAAATTTTTAGTGAGTATGTAAAAGAAAAAATGTCTATAGAAAATATAAAACCAAATAAAGGACATTATGCTTTAGTTGAACTTGAAAAAATGGGTAAATTAAAAGCTGTAATCACTCAAAATATTGATAATTTACATCAAGAAGCAGGAAGTAAAAAAGTATTAGAATTACACGGAACATTGAAAGAATGGTATTGTTTAAATTGTGGGATTAGAGACGATAAAGAATTTAAATGTAAATGTGGGGGAGTTGTAAGACCTAAAGTAACTCTTTATGGGGAAATGTTAGATGAAGAAGTTACTTATAAGGCTATTGAAGAAATAAAAAGAGCGGATACTTTAATAATATCAGGGACTAGTTTGACAGTTTATCCAGCTGCTAACTATATAACTTATTTTAAAGGAAAAAATTTAATTATAATAAATGAAGATTCTACAGGTTATGATTCTAGGGCTACATTATCAATAAAGGGTAATTTTTCTGAAATACTAGATAAACTAATAAAAGAAATAAAAAGAACTCTGTAAATACAGAGTTCTTTTTGTATATAAAATTCATTTGTTTATTGTTTAGTTTTTATTTAAATTTACATTTCCAATAACACTATATTTTTTAATTTTTTGAAGGAATACAGATATAGAAACGAATGCAAGAATTAAACCAGCACTGTTACCAACAACTTCAGGTAATCTAAATCCTTCAGGAGCAATTAAAATATAAGAAGTAACAACAACTGTCATGAATGTAGCAGGAATAGCTGCAATCCAGTAGTTTTTATGTTCAGTAGCAAGATAAGTTGCTCCAGCCCAAAGAGCTATAGTTGCAAGAGTTTGATTAGACCATGCAAAATATCTCCAAATAATAGTGAAATCCATGAAACAAAGAGCAGTACCTATTGCAAATAAAGGAAGAGCAATAGAAAATCTGTTTTTAATAGGACCTTGTTTGAAATTAATTGCATCAGCAATAGCAAGTCTAGCACTTCTAAAAGCAGTATCTCCTGAAGTTATAGGACAAGCAACAACACCTAATATAGCTAAGATTCCTCCAACTTTACCAAGCATAGAATTTGAAATAACATTAACAACAACAGCAGGTGAACCAGCATTTGCAAGTCCTTTAGTTCCACCGAAGAAAGTCATAGCAGCAGCAGCCCAAATAAGAGCGATGACACCTTCTGCAATCATAGAACCATAAAATACTTTTCTTCCTTCTCTTTGATTTTTTAAACATCTTGCCATAAGTGGTGATTGAGTAGCATGGAATCCAGAAATTGCACCACATGCAATTGTTATAAATAAGAAAGGAAAAACAGAAGTTCCTTTAGGATTTAAATTAGTAAAAGCAATTTCAGGAATATCATAACCATTGATTATTAATGAAGCTCCAATTCCAACACCCATTATAAGAAGACAAGCTCCAAATACTGGATAAATTTTTCCAATTAATTTATCAACAGGAAGAACTGTTGCAAGAATATAGTAAACTATGATTATTGCAATCCAAACTAAAGATTTGATTCCAGTCATATTTGCTAATATACCAGCAGGTCCTTTAATAAAAACAACTCCAACTAATACTAGTAAAACAACTGAGAAAACTCTCATAATATTTCTAGGAATCTCTCCTAAATATTTTCCTGCTATTTCAGCTATAGTAGCACCATCATTTTTAACAGATAACATACCTGATAAATAATCGTGAACAGCACCAGCAAAGATACATCCAAACACAATCCATAAAAAAGCAACTGGTCCCCAAAGTGCTCCAAGAATAGCTCCGAATATTGGCCCAAGTCCTGCAATGTTTAAGAATTGAATTAAAAATACCTTTTTCCAATCCATTTCAATATAATCAACTCCATCTGCAAGTTTAACTGCTGGAGTTTTCTCATTTTCATCAATACCAAAAACTCTTTCTACAAATTTACCATAAGTCATATACCCTACAATCAAAGCGATTAAAGATAATATAAAACTAACCATAATAAAACCTCCCTTAACTTTTATTAAAAAATTTATTAATATGATAACATTATAGAGTATTTTAAGAAAAAAATGTTATAAAATAATCTGAAATGTATAATATTAGTTCTGAGTTGTAAAAAAAGAGTGTGAATAACAAGAGAATTTTGGATATGTAATTTACCTAGATACAGATATGTGTTAAAATAATTTAAGGAAATGAAATTAGAAAGGAGAAAAGAATGTTTAATTTGGGCAGAACTTTAGTAAATAATTTGGGATACATAATAGTTATTTCATTTTTTTTTGCAAGGTTTACAAAATCTAGATCATTGTTTTCAAAAGAAAAATATACGAAAAAAGAAATTTTATTTTTATCGTTATTTTTTGGATGTTTGGCAATATTAGGGACTTATTCAGGAGTTGATTATAAGGGGGCAATAGCTAATACTCGAAATATAGGAGTTATAGTTGGAGGTATTTTAATAGCTCCACAAGTAGGTATTTTCTCAGGAATAATTGCAGGGATTCATAGATACTTTTTAAATGCAGGGGAAGTGACAAGTTTAGCTTGTACTATTTCAACTATTTTTGGAGGTTTTCTCTCAGCATATATATATAAATATAAAAATGAAAAAAATATATATTTTTATGGATTTTTAAATGGTTTTATAGTTGAAAATTTGAGCATGTTTCTTATTTTAGTTTTAGCTAAAGATGAAATTATAGCAAAGCAAATAGTTGGTAAAATATATTTTCCTATGATATTATCAAATTCTTTAGGAATTCCCATTGTAATATATATAATAAAAAATATTATAGATGAAAGAGAAATGTTAGCTGGAAAACAAGCTATGCTCTCTTTAGAAATAGCTAATAAAACCTTACCTTATTTTATGAAAGGTGAAAATTTAAATGAAGTTTGTAAAATAATTATGGAAAGTTTAGGAGCAAAAACAGTTGTTCTTTCAAACAGGAAAAATATAATTGCAAGTTACTGCTATAATGATTCTTATAAAATAGAACATACACAAATAAAAAGTGAAATAGTAAAAAGAGTAATTGAAACAGATAAGCTTTATATTTCTAATAAAATGTTTAATAAAAATGAATTTTTATGTGTTAATGGAGATGTGAAATCTTGTATAATAGCTCCCTTACATAATGGAACAAAGGTTTCAGGGACGTTGAAAATATATTTTGATAGATTTGAGGGAATTACAGAAAGTAATAGATTATTAGTTTTAGGATTATCACAACTTATTTCGACACAGTTAGAATTATCCAAAATAGAAAAACTAGAAACAATGGCAAAGGATGCAAATTTAAAAATGCTTCAGACACAGATAAATCCACATTTTTTATTTAATGCTTTAAATACAATATCTTCTTTTATTAGGATGAATCCAGAAAAAGCAAGACAGATAATTTTAGATTTATCTACTTTTTTAAGATTTAATTTAGATGAACTTAATAAAGAAGTAACTGTAGAAAAAGAATTAGAACAGGTAAAAGCTTACGTTAATATTGAAAAAGCAAGATTTGGAGATAAAATAAATGTTGAATATAATATAGATGATGCTTCTTGCAATTTAAATATTCCAAGCCTTATAATTCAACCTTTAGTAGAAAATAGTATAAAGCATGGAATATTAAAGAAAAATGAAGGAGGAAATGTTTTAATTGAAATACATTGTGATGATGAAAATAAATTAAATATAAAGATAATTGATGATGGAATTGGAATTTCAGAGGAAATTATAGAAAAATTAAAAAATAATAAATTAGAAAAAGGTATTGGCCTTAAAAATGTACATAATAGATTAGAATTGATATATGGAAAAGGTCTTGAAATAAAAAGATTAAAGGAAGGAACTGAAATATCTTTTAAAATAAAGTGTGAATAATTAAGGAGAAAAGAATGTTGAATTATATAATTGTTGAGGATGAGATGCCTGCAAGAGAAGAATTGAAATATTTTTTAAAAAAATGGGAGGAATTAAATTTAGTAGAAGAATTTGATAATCCTTTAGATACTTTAAAATATTTTCAAAATAAAAATGAAATAGATGTTGTTTTTTTAGATATAAACATGCCTAGTATAGATGGAGTTTCATTGGCAAAATTATTACTGAAGCTAAAAAATGATATAAAGATTATATTTGTAACAGCTTACAAAGAACATGCTTTAGATGCATTTGAAATAAAAGCTTTTGATTATATTTTAAAACCTTATTCTGAAGAAAGAATAGATAAAGTAATACTAGATTTATTAGATGAAAAGAAAGAAAAATTTGAGCATAAAAACGTTTTAGTCAATAAAATAGCAGTTCATGATGAGGATAGATTAAGAATAATCTTTTTAAATGAAATTTATTTTATTGAAGTTTTAGATAAGGAATGTATAATTCATACTAAAGAAAAATGTTATAAATCTAAACTTAAACTAGCTAAGTTTGAAAATATTTTACCAAAAGATAGATTTTATAGATGCCATAGGTCTTATATCGTTAATTTAAATAAAATAATAGAGATAGATGCTTGGTTTAATGGTAGTTATTATATAAAACTTGAAGAATTAAAAGATAAAATTCCTATTAGTAGAGGAAATATGAAAAAGTTAAAAGAGATTTTTGTGATAAAATAATATTTTATATATTTGAAAGTTGATTTATTTAAAAAATGTGCTATACTAAATTCAAAAGCCTTTTAAAAGTTTTAACGAAAAATAATTAAAGTTTTATTTAAATATGTTTGGAGGTTAAAAATATGGCTGGAGTTAAAGGGAAAAGTGGAAGAAAAAGTCAAGGGAAAGTAAAAAAAATGTTTGGATATAGATATACTCAGCAAGAGTATGAGTATTTAAATAAAGTGCTAACCGAAGCAAGAACTTCTTACAAAACAACGTCTAGATCAATTTTAGAAATATTTAAATATTACGAAAAAGGATTGAGTTAAAAAAAGGATGGACAAAAAAAGAATTGACAAAATAAGAAAATTTTAGTAGAATTGTTTCAACTTATATATGCTTGTAATTGGACAAGCGTTTCTACGACTAACCGTAAATTAGTTACTATAAGTGGATTTGTTTTTATTATTATTTAAAAAGTTATCTGTACGTTTTTTATTGTATGGAAGCTGTTTTTATTAAAATTATAATAATCCTCTTAGAGTAATTGGTTTTATGTTAGCAATAAAACTTTAATTATCTTTAGGAGGACTTTTTTTATGAGAAACTATTCACCATATGAGCTGGATGGGAAACCAAAATTATTAGATGCAGTACCACTAGGGTTGCAACATGTACTTGCTATGTTTGTAAGTAACATAACCCCTGTTATTATTGTTTTAGGAGTTTTAAATATCCCATTAGAGACGAAGACATCTCTTATTCAAGCTTGTATGTTTGTTGCAGGGATAAATACTTTAATTCAAAATTATACTTTAGGACCATTTGGTGCTAAATTGCCAGTTGTTATGGGATCTAACTTTGCTTTTGTTCCTGTTTGTATATCAGTTGGAACTAAGTATGGAATGGAAGGAATACTAGGAGCAGTACTTGTTGGAGGACTTTTTGAAATATTAGTTGGAATGTTTATTAAGAAAATAAGAAGATATTTTCCACCAATAGTTACTGGAGTAGTTGTTTTATCAATAGGACTTTCATTAATTCCTGTTGGAATCAATTCATTTGCAGGAGGATTTGGAGCTAGTGATTTTGGATCTTATTCAAATTTATTTATAGGTGGATTAGTTTTATTTTTAGTAATAGTATTTAAGCAATTTGGAAAAGGAATGTGGTCAACAGCTTCTATATTCATAGCTACTGTAATTGGATATGTTGTTGCTTTATTCTTTGGAAAAGTTGATTTATCAGGTGTTGCTCAAGCAGGTTTAGTAAATATTCCAAAACCATTTGTTTATGGAATGAGTTTTCATATAGATGCTATTCTTGCTATGATAGTTATGTTTATAGTTTCTGCAGTTGAAACTATGGGAGATATGTCAGGAATAACTATGGGTGGAGCAGATAGAGAATTAACAGATAGAGAATTATCTGGAGGGATAATGGGAGATGGGCTAGGTTGTGTAATAGCTTCTTGTTTCTCAGTTTTACCAACAACTTCTTTTAGTCAGAATGTTGGAATTATCGCAATGACTAAAATAATGAGTAGATTTGTAGTAGTTGTAGGATCTTTAATATTAATGTGTGGAGCATTTTTTCCTAAATTAGGAGTTGTTTTAGTAGCCATTCCTCAAAGTGTTATTGGTGGAAGTTTAGTTATGATATTTGCTATGATATTTATAAGCGGAGTAGAATTAATAACAAAAGAACCTTTAGGAAATAAAAATTCTACTATATTAGCAGCATCTTTAGGAATAGGATTTGGATTGGGAGCTGTACCAGAGGCAATACAATTTTTACCAGAAGGAATTAAACTTTTATTTGGCGGATCAGGAATAGCAGTATCAGCAGCAGTTGCAGTTGTTTTAAATATAGTATTACCTAATGATAAACCACAAACAACTAAGCTAAAAGATGCAAAAGAATTTGAGCCAAAGAAAAAAGAAAAAGAATATTCAGCTCCAGTTGTTGCAAGTTCTCAAGCAAAATAACAAAATAATAAAAAGATAAAAAGGACTTAATTAAATATTAAGTCCTTTTTTTTGTTCTATTTCTAAAGTTTTAATTATACGATATTCTTTTCTTAAGAAAAATATTGTAACAGTTAAAGCTAATAAATCAGATATAGGAGCAGAGAAGAAGACTCCCTCTATTCCAAATAACATAGGTAATAATATAATTAGAGGCAATAAGAATAAGAATTGTCTGGTGATAGCTATAAATAAACCAATTTTTCCTTTTCCAATTGCACTAAAAAAGTTTCCAGAGAAAATTTGTATGAAATTAGCAAATGTAAAGAACATAAATATTCTAAAAAACTTTTCAGCAAACATAAAATATTCACTACTACCTTTTCCGAAAATAGAAATAATCTCTTTTGGAAATGTTTGAAATAAAATAAAAGCAGTTATAGATACAAAGGAATCATATTTTAAAGCTAATTTAATAGTTTTAATAACTCGGTCGTATTGCTTAGAGCCAATATTATATCCTAGAATAGGTTGAGCTCCTTGGGAAATTCCAATAATAATATATAGAAATAAAATATTAATTTTTAAAATAATTCCAACACAAGCAAGGGGAATTTCAGCTCCATAAATTGATCTAGCTCCATAGTAGGTGAGTACATTATTCATACTTATTTGAACTAGCATAAGGCCTAATTGATTTATAGATTGCGACATACCTAATAAACAGATATGTTTAAATATTTTTAATCTTGGGAAAATAAATGGGTAAAAATTTAATTTGAAACTTTTAAACTTTTTAACTAAATAAAATACAGCTAGTAAGCAGGATAAGAATTGTCCAATAATTGTTGCCCAAGCTGCTCCAGCTATACCCATATTAAATTTAAAAATAAATAGAGGATCTAAAATAATATTAGTGATTCCTCCAACTAAAGTAATAATCATTGCAAATTTAGGACTACCATCTGCTCTAATCCAAAATGTAGCAGCAGAAAATAGAATGAAAAAAGGGATTCCTAAAGCTGTAATTTTAGTATAAGTTAAAGCATAGGGCATAATTTCTTTAGTGGCTCCAAAAATTAATAGTATTTTTTCTACATTTAACAAAAGTACAATAGTAAAAGCTAGAGAAAGAAAAATATTTAAAATCAAGCCATTTTCTATAATTTGTTTAGCTTTTTCAATATTTTTTTCACCAAGAGCGATACTAAAGCAAGCAGAAGTACCAATTCCAGTTAATAATATTATGGATGTACAAATACTAATGATTGGAAAAGTGATGTTAGTAGCTGCGTTTCCTAAAAAACCAACACTGTGCCCTATGAAAATTTGATCTACTATATTGTAAACAGCAGTGGTGACCAGTGCAATTATAGCAGGAATGGAAAATTTTAATAGAAGTAAAGATATTCTATTTTTACCTAATATATTGTTGTTATCTGAATTCAAAATGAAGCCTCCTAAATTTAATATCTCTTTTTAAGTTTAGCTAATTTAAATAAAAAAGTCAATTAATAAAAAAAACATAAAAGTAGTCATCTTTTAAATAATTACTTTTATGTTTTTATATTATTTGTTTTTCAAATAGATAATTCTTTGATTTTTAGATCCTCTAAACTTAAGAGAGATATCTTTTTCTTCTTCAATAAAAGGACCATCAACAAGAACATCAATATAACTTAATAGCTCGTCAGTTACTTCACAATATTTTTTTCCATTAGGAACTAAATCTTGATCATAAATATAACCTGTAAAGAACCATAAATCTTTATGTGGAAATTTATGGTTAACCTTCTTGATGAAAGGTAATAAATCTTTTTGATTTTCTGGCTCGAAAGGTTCTCCTCCAAGAACAGTTAATCCCTTAATATGTTTTTGTTCTAGTAGATTTAGTATTTCATTTTCAGTATCCAAATTAAATTCTTGTCCATATTTAAAGTTCCAAGTTTCTGGGTTAAAGCAGTTTTTACAGCAATTTCTACATCCAGAAACAAAGAGAGAAACTCGAACTCCTTCTCCATTAGCGATATCTATTTTTTTTATATTTCCATAGTACATAAAGACTTCCTTTTTTATAAATGTAAAACTCTTTCTTTAATTTCTTGAGTTCTTCCTTGATTCCAATATTGAGTTCCAATATACCCACAAGTTCTTCTAGCAACGTTCATTGTGTTTTGATCGGTGTTTCCACAATTAGGGCATTCCCAAATTAATTTTCCATTTTCATCTTCTTTAATTTCTATTTCACCTGTATAACCACACTTTTGACAGTAATCACTTTTAGTATTTATTTCAGCATACATGATATTGTCATAAATGTGTTCAAGAACAGACATAACAGCTTCTAAGTTTTTCTCCATATTAGGGACTTCTATGTAGCTAATAGCTCCTCCAGGAGATAGTTCTTGGAACTTTGATTCAAAACTTAATTTAGAAAAAGCATCAATGTTTTCAGAAACATGGATATGATAGCTATTTGTGATATAGTTTTTATCAGTAACTCCCTCTATTATTCCAAATCTTTTCTTCAATAGTTTAGAAAATTTATAAGTTGTACTTTCTAAAGGTGTTCCATAAACTGAGAAATCAATATTATGTTCTTTCTTCCAATTAGCACAAGCTTCATTTAAATGTTTCATAACTTCTAAAGCAAAAGGAGTTGCATCAGGATCAGTGTGAGATTTTCCAGTCATATATTTAGTACACTCATAAAGCCCAGCATAACCTAAAGAAATTGTAGAATATCCATCAAATAATAATTCATCAATTACTTCCCCTTTTTTTAATCTAGCTAAAGCACCATTTTGCCATAAAATTGGAGCAACATCTGAAATAGTTCCCTTTAAACGATTATGTCTAGCCATTAAAGCTCTATAACAAATTTCTAAACGTTCATTAAAAATTTCCCAAAATTTATCAATATTTTTTTCAGAAGAACAAGCAATATCAACTAAATTAATAGTAACAACTCCTTGATTAAATCTTCCATAAAATTTAGGATTGTTTTCTTTATCATGATAAACAGTTAAAAAAGAACGACATCCCATACAAGTATAACAATTATCATCTTTTAATTCTTTCATTTTCTTTTCAGAAATATAGTCAGGTACCATACGCTTAGCAGTACATTTTCCTGCTTTTTCAGTTAAGTAATAATAAGGAGAATCTTTGTGAATGTTATTTTCTTGAAGTACATAAATCAATTTAGGGAAAGCAGGTGTAACCCAAATTCCTTGTTCGTTTTTAACTCCTTGATAACGTTGGTCTAAAACTTCTTCTATTATCATTGCTAGATCTTTTTCTTCTTGCTTGTTCTTAGCTTCTCCTAAATACATAAATACTGTAACAAAAGGAGATTGTCCATTTGTTGTCATAAGAGTAACTACTTGATATTGAATAGTTTGAACTCCACGATTAACTTCTTCTCTAACTCTTTTTTCAACTAATTTATTAAATTTTTCTTCAGTTATTTCAAGGCCTATTTCTTCAAAACTATCTCTTAATTGTTTTTTTATTTTATTTCTACTTACTTCAACAAAAGGAGCTAAATGAGCAAGGGAAATACTTTGTCCTCCGTATTGAGAACTTGCAACTTGAGCAATTATTTGAGTAGCTATATTACAAGCTGTAGAAAAAGAATGAGGTTTATCAATTCTAGTTCCACTGATTACAGTTCCATTTTGTAACATATCTTCTAAATTAACTAAATCACAGTTGTGCATATGTTGAGCAAAATAATCAGCATCATGAAAATGAATAATTCCTTTATCGTGAGCATCAACAATATCTGGATCTAATAGGAAACGTTTTGTAATATCCTTGCTAACTTCTCCAGCCATATAATCTCTTTGAACACTTACAACAGTTGAATTTTTATTAGAATTTTCTTGCTTTATTTCTTCATTAGAGCTGTTAAGTAAGCTTAAAATTTGAGCATCTGTAGAATTAGATTTTCTAACTAAAGCTCTTTTATATCTGTATGTAATATATTTTTTAGCAACAGAAAAAGATTTGTTTTCCATTAAATTTAATTCAACAAGATCTTGAATATCTTCAACATTTAATGAATGATCTGAATTTATACAGATACTTTCAACAGTATTTGATATTTTAGCGATGTTTTCATCAGAAATTTTTTCAGTTTCTGTTACCTCTTTGTTTGCTTTTTTAATTGCGTTTTCAATTTTACTAATATCAAAATCTACTTCCATTCCACTTCTTTTTATTATTTTCATAAAAATATGCACCCCTTCATTTAAAATAGATTATAAAAATAAATCTAGGATAATAATACCATATATAGCGTTCCTTTTCAAGAAAAACAACTATATATTGTGTTTTCTAGGGAGAAAGTCTAGAATTATCAATAAAAAATTAGAATTTTTTTTTTGGTGAAATTATAGTATAATAGTTAATATAGAATTATAAAAAATAAATTATTATTAGGGGTAGATAGTGAGAATAAAATTAAGAAAAATAATTATTATAATAACATTGATAATATTTTCTCAAATATCTTTTGGAAAAGAGATTCGTGTTGGATATTTTGATTTTGATGGATTTATAGAAAAAAATGAAAGAGGTATCTATCAAGGATACGGAGTAGAATATTTAAAAAAGATCTCAGCCTATTCTGATTTAGAATTTAATTTTGTTCCGGGAAGCTTAAAAGAATTAATAGGAAAAATAAAAAATAGAGAAATTGATATGTTATGTCTAGTAATTAATACAGAAGATCGAGAAAAATATTTAGAATATTCAAGATATAGTTTTGGAATACCAGAAGGAAGACTTTATACTAAAAAAGATAGCCCGATATTTTATAAAGATTTAGAATATTTAAATAATAAAACTATAGGGTTGATGGAATGCTCTTTATTTAAAAAATCAGTAGAAAATTATGAAAAAGAAAATAAGATAATGTTTCGAAAAAAGTATTATAAAACTGAAAAGGAAATGAGGGAAGCTTTAACTTTAGGAAAGATTGATGTAATGGCTACGGAAGCTATGTCAAGACATAATAATCTTAAATTATTAGATAGTTTTCCTATAGAAAAGTATTATTTTGTAGCTTTTAAAGATAATGATTTTATGAAAACTTTTAATAAGGCTCAAAGTAAGGTAATATGGCTTAATAAAAACTTAGATTTAACTTTATATAAGAAATATTATGGAAATCAATCAGGAGAAAACACTCTTAATTTAACAAGAGAAGAACATAATTACATAAAATCTAATTCAGAAGTTTTGGTGGGAATAGTAAAAATTAGAAATATTCTATCGAAATATAATGAAAAGACAAAGGTATTTACTGGAATAGAACCAGGAATAATTAAAGAAATAAATAAAATTTCAGGACTAAATTTAAAAATGATACCAGTTTCTCCTAAAAAAGATTTAATGAAAAGTTTAAAAGAAAATGAGTTAGATTTAGCCATGGGAATAAAAAAAGAAAATGATGAAAAATTATATGAAAATTTAATGTTTAGTATTCCCTATATAAATTATGGATTTTCCATAGT is a genomic window of Fusobacterium sp. JB019 containing:
- the nrdD gene encoding anaerobic ribonucleoside-triphosphate reductase, with the protein product MKIIKRSGMEVDFDISKIENAIKKANKEVTETEKISDENIAKISNTVESICINSDHSLNVEDIQDLVELNLMENKSFSVAKKYITYRYKRALVRKSNSTDAQILSLLNSSNEEIKQENSNKNSTVVSVQRDYMAGEVSKDITKRFLLDPDIVDAHDKGIIHFHDADYFAQHMHNCDLVNLEDMLQNGTVISGTRIDKPHSFSTACNIATQIIAQVASSQYGGQSISLAHLAPFVEVSRNKIKKQLRDSFEEIGLEITEEKFNKLVEKRVREEVNRGVQTIQYQVVTLMTTNGQSPFVTVFMYLGEAKNKQEEKDLAMIIEEVLDQRYQGVKNEQGIWVTPAFPKLIYVLQENNIHKDSPYYYLTEKAGKCTAKRMVPDYISEKKMKELKDDNCYTCMGCRSFLTVYHDKENNPKFYGRFNQGVVTINLVDIACSSEKNIDKFWEIFNERLEICYRALMARHNRLKGTISDVAPILWQNGALARLKKGEVIDELLFDGYSTISLGYAGLYECTKYMTGKSHTDPDATPFALEVMKHLNEACANWKKEHNIDFSVYGTPLESTTYKFSKLLKKRFGIIEGVTDKNYITNSYHIHVSENIDAFSKLSFESKFQELSPGGAISYIEVPNMEKNLEAVMSVLEHIYDNIMYAEINTKSDYCQKCGYTGEIEIKEDENGKLIWECPNCGNTDQNTMNVARRTCGYIGTQYWNQGRTQEIKERVLHL